A region from the Candidatus Electrothrix scaldis genome encodes:
- a CDS encoding acyl-CoA dehydratase activase, producing the protein MKSLGICAGASSISLAGLEQNSTEKKLLFTQSRAHDGNPRKVLREMLEQIEDLQEYSIAVTGRKFRNMLNFSGIAEPEAVELAAAYLLPPDHPYRVVISAGGETTMVYHLDEDGRVNEIHTGNKCASGTGEFFLQQLGRMSVTLDEAGEMKLPEKPYKVSGRCSVFCKSDCTHALNKGTPKDQVVAGLSRMMSGKVMELLKKLPKDAVMLVGGCVGNQAMVHYLQEAIPDLYIPKEAASFEALGAALWAQENTSQPFTSLDAIFTDQRAGLATLPPLSECQHLVDYKHQERGVAAEGNKVILGLDVGSTTTKGVLMRRSDKAIVAAEYLRTNGDPIGASKNVYQSLADQVKVPISIEGLGVTGSGRQIAGLHALTDGVINEIVAHATAAVHFDPEVDTIFEIGGQDAKYTYITNGVPSDYAMNEACSAGTGSFLEEAAKESLGLAVTEIGDTAFRATAPPNFSDQCAAFIGSDIKRSVQENVPLEDIVAGLVYSIGMNYNNRVKGNRPVGKKVFVQGGVCYNKAVPAAMAGLTGKHVVVPSEAGLMGAFGVALEVERRMEQGLLTAQEYDLQELIAREVEYGEPFKCGGGKDCDRGCEISRIKIKDKVYPFGGICNRYDNLIHNRKVKTEDLNLVIKREQRVFRDLAPADPADTRPTVGMNRSFLLNTYFPFFNAFFAELGFRLTLPTKEDPKGMDQQGAAFCYPVEIAHNYAATLLTEKPDYIFMPHLRGLDMGEPDMTSCTCVLVQGEPYYLRTAFPALTPAGRVISQVIDFSKGNTADTEAFEELIRKLGVDTNKVDAALQAADTAQKTFTQDIRAMGKEALAALEADPEKFGTVVFGRPYNAFASVANKGIPAKFASRGIAVIPFDMLPYWEEKLSDDENMYWAMGQIILKGARFVERHPQLFGTYITNFSCGPDSFLVSFFRDVMGRKPSLTLELDSHTADAGLETRIEAFLDIIRYYREIQKKATSALVSDRLFRAATLEEKDGVAGVRTSDAQWVPLSDPKVRLLIPAMSRYCTPLLAAAFGRIGIRTEILESANEDVLKLGRGNASCKECLPLQTTLGGLLHRIKEREDNEILIYYMASSDGPCRLGQYHVYTKRVLERQKIRNVAMLTPTSMNGYCNLGDNFLRAAWRAIVIGDLFDEMWSTVLAGAKDREAGLQVFHEEFEAVRKVIHRRWPIIASQLSKSAARLKQIELKMPYEQIPKISLIGEMYVRHDPLSLQNIMEKLADRGFIVRTAMISEYIKFIDWLIKHDIEGERTKGFAIREQVKRYFNHAIRKRLGPSGLFFYDGNAPIEPVMEAGSKYVSPYLTVETIVTVGSAMHEILHPSCGIISIGPFGCMPSRVAEAVLNEKFTTTEKLAQLNGEESRWRPILEKERKLPFICIETDGNPFPQLIEARMEAFCLQAERLNEQMLACR; encoded by the coding sequence ATGAAATCTTTAGGCATATGCGCAGGTGCATCCAGCATCTCCCTTGCAGGACTTGAGCAGAACAGCACGGAAAAGAAGCTTCTTTTTACTCAATCCCGAGCCCATGATGGCAACCCGAGAAAGGTGTTGCGGGAGATGCTGGAGCAGATTGAAGATCTGCAGGAATACAGTATCGCGGTCACTGGTCGGAAATTCAGAAATATGCTCAACTTTTCCGGCATTGCTGAACCCGAGGCGGTGGAACTGGCTGCGGCGTACCTGCTGCCGCCGGATCATCCCTATCGGGTGGTGATCAGCGCCGGTGGTGAGACCACGATGGTCTATCATCTGGATGAGGACGGCAGGGTGAATGAGATCCATACCGGTAATAAATGCGCCTCCGGGACCGGGGAGTTTTTTCTCCAGCAGCTGGGCCGGATGTCGGTGACCTTAGATGAGGCAGGGGAGATGAAGCTGCCGGAAAAACCCTATAAGGTTTCCGGTCGTTGCTCGGTCTTCTGCAAAAGTGATTGCACCCATGCCCTGAACAAAGGAACCCCCAAGGATCAGGTGGTAGCAGGCCTATCCCGGATGATGTCTGGTAAGGTCATGGAGCTGCTCAAGAAGCTGCCCAAAGATGCGGTCATGCTGGTGGGTGGTTGCGTGGGTAACCAGGCAATGGTTCATTACCTGCAAGAGGCCATCCCGGATCTCTACATCCCCAAAGAAGCTGCCTCCTTTGAGGCTCTGGGCGCTGCGCTCTGGGCCCAGGAAAACACAAGCCAGCCCTTCACCTCGCTGGATGCCATCTTTACTGACCAGCGAGCTGGCCTGGCCACCCTGCCCCCGCTCTCTGAATGCCAGCATCTGGTGGATTATAAACACCAGGAACGAGGTGTTGCCGCAGAAGGCAACAAGGTGATCCTCGGGTTGGATGTGGGTTCCACCACCACCAAGGGCGTGCTCATGCGGCGCAGCGATAAGGCCATCGTTGCAGCCGAATACCTGCGCACCAACGGCGATCCCATCGGGGCCTCAAAAAATGTCTACCAGAGCCTGGCTGATCAGGTCAAAGTACCGATCAGCATTGAAGGCTTGGGAGTCACCGGCTCCGGTCGCCAGATTGCCGGTCTCCATGCCCTTACCGATGGGGTGATCAACGAGATCGTGGCCCATGCCACCGCAGCGGTTCATTTTGATCCCGAGGTGGACACCATCTTCGAGATCGGCGGCCAGGATGCCAAGTACACCTATATCACCAACGGGGTGCCCAGCGATTATGCCATGAACGAGGCCTGTAGCGCCGGTACTGGCTCCTTTCTCGAAGAGGCAGCCAAGGAGAGCCTGGGACTGGCAGTGACCGAGATCGGGGATACCGCTTTCCGGGCCACAGCTCCGCCCAACTTCAGCGACCAATGCGCCGCCTTTATCGGCTCGGACATCAAACGCTCAGTCCAGGAAAATGTGCCCCTGGAGGACATCGTGGCAGGCTTGGTCTACTCCATTGGTATGAATTATAATAACCGGGTCAAGGGCAACCGGCCAGTGGGCAAGAAGGTCTTTGTCCAGGGTGGGGTCTGCTATAATAAGGCCGTACCCGCTGCAATGGCCGGGCTCACCGGCAAGCACGTGGTGGTGCCCTCCGAAGCCGGCCTGATGGGGGCCTTTGGCGTGGCCCTGGAGGTAGAACGACGCATGGAACAGGGGCTGCTCACAGCCCAGGAATATGACCTCCAGGAGCTCATTGCCCGTGAGGTGGAATACGGCGAACCCTTCAAATGCGGCGGCGGTAAGGACTGTGACCGGGGCTGCGAGATCTCCCGGATCAAGATCAAGGACAAGGTCTATCCCTTTGGAGGTATCTGTAACCGCTACGACAACCTGATCCATAACCGCAAGGTCAAGACCGAGGACTTGAACCTGGTCATCAAGCGCGAGCAACGGGTCTTCCGCGATCTGGCACCAGCTGATCCGGCAGACACCCGCCCCACCGTGGGCATGAACCGCTCCTTTCTCCTCAATACCTATTTCCCCTTTTTCAATGCCTTCTTTGCCGAGCTGGGCTTCCGCCTCACCCTGCCCACCAAGGAAGATCCCAAGGGCATGGATCAGCAGGGAGCAGCCTTCTGCTACCCGGTGGAAATCGCCCATAATTACGCAGCAACCCTGCTGACGGAAAAGCCGGATTACATCTTCATGCCCCATCTCCGGGGACTGGACATGGGCGAGCCGGATATGACCTCCTGCACCTGCGTGCTGGTCCAGGGCGAGCCCTATTATCTGCGCACCGCCTTTCCGGCCCTGACACCTGCTGGCCGGGTAATCTCCCAAGTGATTGACTTTTCCAAGGGCAATACCGCAGACACTGAGGCCTTTGAGGAGCTGATCCGCAAATTGGGCGTTGATACCAATAAGGTCGATGCGGCCTTGCAGGCGGCGGATACGGCCCAGAAGACCTTTACCCAGGATATCCGCGCAATGGGCAAAGAGGCCTTGGCTGCTCTTGAGGCGGACCCGGAAAAATTCGGCACTGTGGTCTTTGGCCGTCCCTATAACGCCTTTGCCTCAGTGGCCAATAAGGGCATCCCGGCCAAATTCGCCAGCCGGGGCATTGCTGTGATCCCCTTTGACATGCTGCCCTACTGGGAGGAAAAGCTCTCTGATGACGAGAACATGTACTGGGCTATGGGCCAGATCATCCTCAAGGGAGCCCGCTTTGTCGAGCGGCACCCCCAGCTCTTTGGCACCTATATCACCAACTTCTCCTGCGGGCCAGACTCCTTCCTGGTCAGCTTTTTCCGGGATGTGATGGGGCGCAAGCCCTCCCTGACCCTGGAGCTGGACAGCCATACTGCCGATGCCGGTCTGGAGACCCGCATCGAGGCCTTCCTCGACATTATCCGCTATTACCGGGAGATCCAGAAAAAGGCGACCTCTGCCCTGGTGAGCGATCGTCTCTTCCGCGCCGCCACCCTTGAGGAAAAGGATGGTGTCGCTGGTGTCCGCACCTCAGATGCCCAGTGGGTTCCCCTCTCTGACCCCAAGGTCCGCCTGCTTATCCCGGCCATGAGCCGCTATTGCACCCCTTTGCTGGCAGCTGCTTTCGGCAGGATCGGCATCCGCACGGAAATCCTGGAATCAGCCAACGAGGACGTCCTCAAGCTGGGACGTGGTAATGCCTCCTGCAAGGAATGTCTGCCCTTGCAGACCACCCTGGGTGGCTTACTGCACCGCATCAAAGAACGTGAGGACAACGAGATACTCATCTACTACATGGCCAGCTCCGACGGCCCCTGCCGTCTGGGGCAGTACCATGTCTACACCAAGCGGGTGCTGGAGCGACAAAAGATCCGGAACGTGGCCATGCTCACCCCCACCTCCATGAATGGGTATTGCAACCTGGGGGACAACTTCCTGCGGGCGGCCTGGCGTGCCATTGTCATCGGTGACCTCTTTGACGAGATGTGGTCCACAGTGCTGGCCGGGGCCAAGGATCGGGAGGCAGGTCTACAGGTCTTTCATGAGGAGTTCGAGGCGGTCAGGAAGGTTATACATCGGCGCTGGCCTATTATTGCCTCCCAGCTCTCCAAGTCTGCAGCCCGCCTGAAGCAGATTGAGCTGAAGATGCCCTATGAGCAGATCCCCAAGATCTCCCTGATCGGGGAGATGTACGTGCGCCATGACCCCCTCTCCCTCCAGAACATCATGGAGAAGCTGGCGGATCGGGGCTTTATCGTGCGCACGGCCATGATCAGCGAGTACATCAAGTTCATTGACTGGCTGATCAAGCATGATATTGAGGGCGAGCGGACCAAGGGCTTTGCTATTCGGGAGCAGGTGAAGCGCTACTTCAACCATGCCATCCGCAAGCGGCTCGGACCGAGCGGACTGTTCTTCTATGACGGCAATGCCCCTATCGAGCCGGTCATGGAAGCGGGTAGCAAGTATGTTTCCCCCTACCTCACTGTGGAGACCATTGTCACTGTGGGATCGGCCATGCACGAGATCCTCCATCCCTCCTGCGGTATCATCTCCATTGGTCCCTTCGGCTGTATGCCCTCGCGGGTGGCTGAGGCGGTGCTCAACGAAAAGTTCACCACCACCGAGAAGCTGGCCCAGCTCAACGGTGAGGAATCCCGCTGGCGGCCCATCCTGGAGAAGGAGCGCAAGCTGCCGTTCATCTGCATTGAGACCGATGGCAACCCCTTCCCGCAGCTCATTGAAGCCCGGATGGAGGCCTTCTGCCTCCAGGCCGAGCGCCTGAACGAGCAGATGTTGGCCTGCCGCTGA
- the rsmI gene encoding 16S rRNA (cytidine(1402)-2'-O)-methyltransferase has translation MKPEQKTGSLYIVATPIGNLADISQRMKDILSSVDLLACEDTRHTGRLLAYLGIKADLTSYHRDNEQKKTAYLLEKLCDGMDIALVSDAGTPGVSDPGAVLVRAARQQDIPVVPIPGPSALAAALSVSGIQGGGFYFGGFPAAKTGERIKQFHALKAFNCSLVFYEAPHRIQATLQDCLEVFGDRQAQLFRELTKLHEEHLFGPISKLIELTKGKVKGELVLIVSGMTESREERPEDLNELIIWYRDKGKTSLKDAVRLISRDLDISRSQVYRQALSIWNDV, from the coding sequence ATGAAACCCGAACAAAAGACTGGCTCACTGTATATTGTCGCAACCCCCATCGGTAACCTTGCTGATATCAGTCAACGTATGAAGGATATCCTCTCTTCCGTGGATCTTCTCGCCTGCGAGGACACCCGCCACACCGGAAGACTACTGGCCTACTTGGGCATCAAGGCGGACCTGACCAGCTATCATCGTGATAATGAGCAGAAAAAAACAGCCTACCTACTTGAAAAGCTCTGCGATGGAATGGATATCGCCCTGGTTTCGGATGCTGGCACGCCAGGAGTTTCCGACCCCGGAGCAGTTCTGGTCCGGGCCGCACGCCAGCAAGACATCCCTGTTGTGCCCATCCCCGGCCCCTCAGCCCTTGCAGCAGCCCTTTCTGTTTCCGGCATACAAGGCGGAGGATTTTATTTCGGCGGTTTTCCGGCAGCGAAAACAGGCGAGCGCATCAAGCAATTCCATGCGCTCAAGGCATTTAACTGCTCTCTGGTCTTTTACGAAGCCCCCCACCGTATTCAGGCGACCTTACAGGACTGCCTTGAGGTTTTCGGAGATCGACAGGCCCAGCTCTTCCGCGAACTGACCAAGCTCCACGAAGAGCATCTTTTCGGCCCCATTTCCAAACTGATAGAGCTTACCAAGGGTAAGGTCAAGGGCGAGTTGGTCCTGATCGTCAGCGGGATGACTGAATCCCGAGAAGAACGCCCGGAAGACCTCAACGAATTGATCATCTGGTATCGTGACAAAGGAAAAACTTCACTCAAGGACGCGGTCCGTCTCATTTCCAGAGACCTGGATATTTCACGATCACAGGTCTATCGCCAAGCATTATCTATCTGGAACGATGTATAA
- a CDS encoding ion channel, whose product MKNRLKRLYLFFQRENLLYLLGLILGMILCSSALIAFFEEKLSFSDGVWWSIVTLTTVGYGDISPATPAGRILAVVIMFFGIGLLGTLSAGLASILINRKMRENRGMCPATFEEHIIICEWNHRAKAILNELRADPQTEQTPVVLIADIEEVPLEDPYLVFIRGVVCEETLEKAHLKKAQTIIVLGDDTAEPTARDAKVVLTTLAVESMNPHVYSVVELVDKKNEAHCLRANADEIIIGSELSSHLIASAASDHGISRVVTELLSSRYGNELYSMPVPESMAGKNFLDVFIAMKTEHNITVFGVQKGRAGEFIPNPNAEYCLAPDDLLLVISKDRIRK is encoded by the coding sequence ATGAAAAACAGACTCAAAAGGCTGTATCTTTTTTTTCAACGGGAGAATTTGCTCTATCTCCTTGGCTTGATTCTTGGAATGATCCTGTGCAGCAGTGCATTGATCGCATTTTTTGAGGAGAAGCTTTCCTTTAGCGATGGGGTATGGTGGAGCATTGTTACGCTGACAACAGTGGGGTATGGTGACATTTCCCCGGCAACTCCGGCTGGCCGCATATTGGCTGTTGTTATTATGTTTTTCGGCATAGGCCTGCTGGGTACGCTCAGTGCAGGGCTTGCCTCGATTTTGATCAACAGAAAGATGAGGGAGAATAGGGGAATGTGTCCTGCAACATTTGAAGAACATATTATCATTTGTGAATGGAACCATCGGGCAAAGGCTATTTTGAACGAGTTGCGGGCTGATCCCCAGACTGAGCAGACCCCTGTGGTGTTGATTGCCGATATAGAAGAAGTTCCGCTTGAGGACCCTTATTTGGTCTTTATTCGCGGAGTGGTTTGCGAGGAAACTCTGGAAAAGGCCCATCTGAAAAAGGCGCAAACGATTATTGTGCTCGGGGACGATACTGCAGAGCCCACTGCCCGTGATGCCAAGGTGGTGCTCACCACGCTGGCCGTTGAAAGCATGAATCCCCATGTGTATAGTGTAGTTGAATTGGTGGATAAGAAAAACGAGGCCCATTGTCTCCGCGCCAATGCAGACGAAATTATTATCGGCAGCGAGTTGAGCAGTCATCTGATTGCCAGTGCTGCTTCTGACCACGGTATCAGTCGGGTTGTGACGGAATTGCTGAGCAGTCGCTATGGTAATGAACTCTATTCCATGCCAGTCCCGGAGAGCATGGCCGGAAAAAATTTTCTGGATGTCTTTATTGCTATGAAGACAGAGCATAACATCACGGTCTTTGGTGTGCAGAAGGGGAGGGCAGGGGAGTTTATCCCTAATCCCAATGCTGAGTATTGCCTTGCGCCTGATGATTTGCTCCTGGTGATTTCGAAAGATCGGATCAGAAAGTAA